A genomic stretch from Telopea speciosissima isolate NSW1024214 ecotype Mountain lineage chromosome 7, Tspe_v1, whole genome shotgun sequence includes:
- the LOC122668593 gene encoding uncharacterized protein LOC122668593, whose protein sequence is MENREQREGKRKRDDRAWVLTSDVKLEPAYTPLKMVKPANEHNKNKYYRFHQDYGHNTEECRQLKDEIETLIQRGRLNKFVKRVGGSNKQESREQKVEGKVKLSIRGEESLGIRTRHLENQPLREIATIFGGPRLRGESSNSRKNHVWTVCLIEAASKIRKAEHQITFSDENLADIQSPHDDALVVKMIVANCSVARILVDNGSSVNILYFDAFLKMQLTLEMLKRIDSPLYGFNGAPMQVEGSIELLVTVGTEPQLSTVMKNFLVVNVNSTYNEILGRPGLNALQAIVSTPHLVMKFPMENGVGECRGSQKASRKCYETCLRVKGKEP, encoded by the coding sequence ATGGAGAACAGAGAgcagagagaggggaagaggaaaagagatgaTCGAGCATGGGTTCTGACGAGCGATGTGAAGCTAGAACCAGCATACACACCACTTAAGATGGTGAAGCCCGCCAACGAACACAATAAAAACAAGTATTACAGGTTTCATCAAGATTATGGACACAATACTGAAGAGTGTAGACAGTTGAAAGATGAGATAGAAACTTTGATCCAAAGAGGTCGATTGAACAAATTTGTAAAGAGAGTGGGAGGAAGCAACAAGCAAGAGAGCCGAGAGCAAAAGGTGGAAGGCAAAGTAAAATTATCTATCCGGGGAGAAGAGAGTCTGGGCATCCGAACACGACATTTAGAGAATCAACCACTTAGGGAGATTGCAACCATCTTTGGAGGCCCCAGGTTAAGAGGAGAATCCTCAAACTCAAGGAAAAATCATGTATGGACTGTATGTTTGATAGAAGCAGCGAGCAAGATAAGAAAGGCCGAGCATCAGATAACTTTTTCAGATGAGAATCTGGCGGACATACAGTCGCCGCATGATGATGCATTAGTGGTAAAGATGATCGTCGCTAATTGCTCGGTGGCTCGTATCTTGGTGGACAATGGGAGTTCAGTAAACATCCTGTATTTTGATGCATTCTTGAAGATGCAATTAACTTTGGAGATGCTAAAAAGGATAGATTCACCcctatatggattcaatggAGCTCCTATGCAAGTAGAAGGGTCCATTGAACTTCTGGTCACAGTGGGAACGGAGCCCCAACTATCCACAGTCATGAAGAATTTTCTGGTGGTAAATGTTAACTCTACTTACAATGAAATCCTCGGTAGACCAGGTTTGAATGCCTTGCAGGCCATAGTCTCCACCCCACATCTCGTGATGAAATTTCCAATGGAGAATGGTGTAGGAGAATGTAGGGGAAGCCAGAAGGCGTCACGTAAATGCTACGAAACATGCCTGAGAGTTAAGGGGAAAGAGCCATAG